One Chitinophaga parva DNA segment encodes these proteins:
- a CDS encoding hybrid sensor histidine kinase/response regulator transcription factor: MLLLLLLAGGRVLAQSYPYHFNALTVDEGLSHTDATDVVQDPQGFIWISTLFGINRFDGYRIRRYYNSNHPLSNAYANRVICLAADSAGLLWLGTEDGFQRFDTRREQYINYTVRKGAPVREINRLLIRSAHSFYALSGGGVLRAYTLQDTTLEEQPLSLPAGIFMNDMAMAPDGRLYLATSKGLWMMAPDGKPHPLVVQGCPENHFDRLFLGQAGQLVLGTGGHLYLAQPTGGAWTVSKTTTINGWVTGIAQEADGNYWINGSQRLVRLGQDLSFIQEISSNSPVKYVNLSGLLGIFIDRSQCLWTCNFGNGVHYADLHEKKFYTVQHLPESSHSLSGSYVRAILDENGKDLWVGTNYNGLNHYDLQQQKVVAVYNSHDTPVRVPGDAITALVTDNAHNLWIGNNGGIAIMRPDRRQLLHPPGSENFPNHVIDVLARDCFGNIWFGDHSHQFGVIVKDAGGTYHVKYYGESFFIHADSVRPQLLVSSTHGLTRMIVDREGNIVKSWRYLATGKPNSLSSNYTYPIGKQNDSTYWIGTIGGGLNRLVLRPDDSYTITAFTQGILKDVEGLEVDDEGYIWLAGNGLQRFDPRTGTAVRYDKSDGLQGNSFKVNSSCRGAHGMLFFGGINGLNYFQPAEITPNLVPATPVITTLLVNNAPADSARYIPHDTALKLNHLQNNFVISFSAMHYANPLKCRFRYKLLGYDKDWQYTDGRHPSGAYSNLDYKDYTFIVEASNNDGIWSTQRARVAITVIPPWWKSTPAKVFYLLLFITILLGIYIYQARWYRLKNELALRAVAEQQREAMHRQKEHLYQQQLQLFTNISHEFRTPLTLIRGPLENLVAEDEQPTRAHAYQLMLRNVKRLINLVGELMNFKKVADGAIRLQVQPMAVGDFCQSLYSEFAPLAESKEIRFDIIDRTGLPALDNYFDAQVLEKILLNLLNNAFKYTNNGGHITLEYFLDHGQFTPAFNVGIALPNETYQASRYCYFLVSDTGIGISETSIPSIFDRYYRVSNHHLGSGVGLALVKSLVQLHKGRIAVYSERQKGTQFLVSLPWGKENYDASEVMAPGVTAGAQLEQADAIPPAPAAQQAHQAGITTRKAKHILLVEDNVELRAFLKGSLEPYYHIHEAADGHSAITLAAAHNPDLIISDVMMPGMNGIELCKRIKQSLDTSHIPFLILSAKDALETKVEGLESGADYYFVKPLSISLLLLTINNIFEQTEKLKQRYTNNHLIAATELVHSEKDKSFMDTLLQLIEDNMQNPELEVDFLCTRLNISRTKLYQKIKGISGQSVGEFIKTIRLKRAIYIMTHEDVTLAEVADRIGLQSSSYFSRMFKKEYGSAPSEFVKGLRNGRSARHEA; this comes from the coding sequence GTGCTACTGCTGCTCCTCCTGGCGGGCGGGCGGGTGCTGGCGCAATCCTATCCCTATCATTTTAACGCCCTCACGGTGGACGAAGGGCTTTCGCATACGGATGCCACGGACGTTGTGCAGGACCCACAGGGCTTTATCTGGATATCCACCCTGTTCGGGATCAACCGTTTTGATGGCTACCGCATCCGCCGGTATTACAATAGCAACCATCCCCTGAGCAATGCCTACGCCAACCGGGTGATCTGCCTGGCAGCGGATAGTGCAGGCCTGCTCTGGCTGGGTACCGAAGATGGTTTCCAGCGCTTTGACACGCGCCGGGAGCAATACATTAATTATACCGTGCGCAAAGGCGCGCCCGTCCGGGAGATCAACCGGCTGCTCATCCGGTCTGCACACTCCTTTTATGCCCTCTCTGGTGGCGGCGTGCTGCGCGCTTACACACTGCAGGACACTACCCTGGAAGAGCAGCCCCTTTCCTTGCCTGCCGGCATTTTCATGAATGATATGGCAATGGCGCCAGACGGCCGCCTGTACCTGGCCACCTCCAAGGGCCTGTGGATGATGGCCCCGGACGGTAAGCCCCACCCGCTTGTGGTGCAGGGCTGCCCGGAAAACCATTTTGACCGCCTGTTCCTGGGCCAGGCCGGCCAGCTGGTGCTGGGCACGGGGGGCCATCTTTACCTGGCGCAACCCACGGGCGGTGCATGGACCGTTTCCAAAACCACCACCATCAACGGGTGGGTGACTGGCATAGCCCAGGAGGCGGATGGCAACTACTGGATTAATGGTAGCCAGCGCCTGGTGCGGCTGGGGCAAGACCTCTCCTTTATCCAGGAGATCAGCAGCAACAGCCCGGTGAAATATGTGAACCTCAGCGGGTTGCTGGGCATTTTCATAGACCGCTCCCAGTGCCTGTGGACGTGCAACTTTGGCAACGGCGTACATTATGCAGACCTCCACGAGAAAAAATTCTATACCGTTCAGCACCTGCCGGAATCGTCCCACTCCCTGTCTGGCAGCTACGTGCGTGCCATCCTGGATGAGAACGGGAAAGACCTCTGGGTAGGTACCAATTATAATGGCCTTAATCATTACGACCTGCAGCAGCAAAAGGTGGTGGCCGTGTACAACAGCCATGACACGCCCGTGCGCGTGCCGGGCGATGCCATTACCGCACTGGTCACCGATAATGCGCACAATCTCTGGATAGGCAATAATGGCGGTATTGCCATCATGCGGCCAGACCGCAGGCAACTCCTGCACCCGCCGGGGTCGGAAAATTTTCCCAACCACGTGATAGACGTACTGGCCAGGGATTGCTTTGGCAACATCTGGTTCGGGGACCACTCCCACCAGTTTGGCGTGATCGTAAAAGATGCCGGCGGCACTTACCATGTGAAGTATTACGGGGAAAGTTTTTTCATCCATGCAGACTCCGTGAGGCCCCAGCTGCTGGTGTCCAGCACCCACGGCCTTACCCGCATGATCGTGGATCGGGAAGGTAATATTGTAAAAAGCTGGCGCTACCTGGCCACCGGCAAGCCCAATTCCCTGAGCTCCAACTACACCTACCCCATTGGTAAACAAAACGACAGCACTTACTGGATAGGCACCATTGGCGGGGGGCTGAACCGGCTGGTGCTGCGGCCGGATGACTCCTACACCATCACCGCATTCACACAGGGCATTTTAAAAGATGTGGAGGGGCTGGAAGTGGATGATGAAGGCTACATCTGGCTGGCGGGCAACGGGCTGCAACGCTTTGACCCACGCACGGGCACCGCGGTACGGTATGACAAGAGCGACGGCCTGCAGGGCAATAGCTTCAAGGTAAATTCCTCCTGCCGGGGCGCCCATGGCATGCTGTTCTTCGGCGGCATTAACGGGCTGAATTATTTCCAGCCGGCAGAGATCACGCCCAACCTGGTGCCGGCCACGCCGGTGATCACCACGCTGCTGGTAAACAATGCTCCGGCAGATTCTGCCCGCTACATTCCCCATGACACGGCATTGAAGCTGAACCACCTGCAAAATAATTTCGTGATCAGCTTCAGCGCCATGCACTACGCCAACCCGTTGAAATGCCGCTTCCGTTATAAACTGCTGGGGTATGACAAGGACTGGCAGTATACCGACGGGCGCCACCCCAGCGGGGCTTACAGCAACCTGGATTACAAAGACTACACCTTTATAGTGGAGGCCTCCAATAACGACGGTATCTGGAGCACACAACGTGCGCGTGTAGCCATTACCGTTATACCGCCCTGGTGGAAGTCTACCCCGGCCAAGGTCTTTTACTTACTGCTCTTCATCACCATCCTGCTGGGCATTTACATCTACCAGGCCCGCTGGTACCGGCTCAAAAATGAGCTGGCACTCCGCGCCGTGGCAGAGCAGCAGCGGGAGGCCATGCACCGGCAAAAAGAGCACTTGTACCAGCAGCAGTTGCAGCTCTTCACCAATATCTCCCACGAGTTCCGCACCCCGCTTACCCTCATTCGCGGCCCGCTGGAAAACCTGGTAGCGGAAGATGAACAGCCCACCCGGGCGCACGCTTACCAACTGATGCTGCGCAATGTGAAACGCCTCATTAACCTGGTGGGTGAACTGATGAATTTTAAAAAGGTGGCCGATGGAGCCATTCGCCTGCAGGTGCAGCCCATGGCGGTAGGCGACTTCTGCCAAAGCCTCTACAGCGAGTTTGCGCCCCTGGCGGAAAGCAAGGAGATCCGCTTTGACATCATCGACCGCACCGGGCTGCCTGCCCTGGATAATTATTTTGACGCCCAGGTACTGGAAAAAATATTACTGAACTTATTAAATAACGCTTTCAAATACACGAATAACGGCGGCCATATAACACTGGAATATTTCCTGGACCATGGCCAGTTCACACCCGCGTTCAATGTGGGCATTGCGCTGCCAAACGAAACGTACCAGGCCTCCCGCTATTGCTATTTCCTCGTGTCTGATACCGGCATTGGTATTTCCGAAACGTCCATTCCCAGTATCTTTGACCGCTACTACCGCGTGAGTAACCATCACCTGGGGTCCGGTGTGGGCCTGGCTTTGGTAAAAAGCCTGGTGCAACTGCACAAGGGCCGTATTGCCGTGTACAGTGAGCGCCAAAAGGGCACCCAGTTCCTGGTGTCGCTGCCGTGGGGCAAAGAAAATTATGACGCCAGTGAAGTGATGGCCCCTGGCGTAACGGCGGGCGCACAACTGGAGCAGGCGGATGCCATACCGCCGGCACCGGCTGCGCAGCAGGCACACCAGGCCGGCATAACCACCCGCAAAGCCAAACACATTTTACTGGTGGAAGACAACGTGGAACTGCGCGCCTTCCTGAAAGGATCCCTGGAACCTTATTACCACATCCACGAGGCGGCAGACGGCCACAGCGCCATTACCCTGGCGGCGGCACACAATCCGGACCTGATCATAAGCGACGTGATGATGCCCGGCATGAATGGCATTGAACTTTGCAAACGCATTAAGCAATCCCTTGACACCAGCCATATTCCCTTCCTGATCCTTTCTGCCAAAGATGCACTGGAAACGAAAGTGGAAGGCCTGGAATCCGGCGCCGATTACTATTTTGTAAAACCATTGAGTATTTCCCTGCTGCTGCTTACCATCAACAACATCTTTGAACAAACGGAAAAACTAAAGCAGCGCTATACGAACAACCATCTCATAGCGGCCACGGAGCTGGTACATTCCGAAAAAGATAAGAGCTTCATGGATACGCTGCTGCAACTCATTGAAGACAACATGCAAAATCCAGAGCTGGAAGTGGATTTCCTGTGTACGCGCCTGAACATCAGCCGCACCAAATTATACCAGAAGATCAAAGGCATTTCCGGCCAGTCTGTAGGTGAGTTCATTAAAACGATCCGCCTAAAACGGGCCATTTACATCATGACACATGAAGATGTAACCCTGGCCGAAGTGGCCGACAGGATCGGGTTACAAAGCAGCTCTTATTTTTCCAGGATGTTTAAAAAAGAATATGGCAGCGCCCCTTCCGAATTTGTGAAGGGATTGCGGAATGGCAGGTCTGCCCGGCATGAAGCATAG
- a CDS encoding glycoside hydrolase family 2 TIM barrel-domain containing protein: MKLSFASLLIACSIAGRCAAFQHLQLQNGPWHSAADTAPVPREIEDPECLGIHKEAAHSTLMPYADLKEALRANRYTSSFARSLNGKWKFNYVPWPQQRPVDFYKTTYSVARWDDIDVPSCWQVKGYGTPYYSNYNYIFQKDFPKVMSTPPVSFTAYKERNPVGSYRRNFEVPAAWNGRRIFVTFDGVDAGFFLWVNGQKVGYSVNSRNAAEFDLTKYVKPGNNMIAVEVYRFTTGSYLEDQDMFRLSGIFRNVTLWSAPQEHIRDFFVTTDLDAQYTNATLNATGKIKNYGTTATPVRKVSVDLYDGDKLVTSGTATVAALQPGQETAWKVDFPVNNPRKWTAETPSLYTTVITLKEGEKALETMSSRTGFRKIEIKGRVFMVNGVAVKLKGVNRHENWPESGHTVTEAEMIRDILLIKQANCNHVRTSHYSNDPHWYELCDEYGIYLLAEANLESHGAWDEFNEEPRIKAAIIDRDVANVENFKNHPSVIIWSLGNECGSGGTNFRAALAAMRKIDSTRPTHYQGFPTGDGNPTDMDSQMYTQLHDVRHYATDPKLNKPFYLCEYAHAMFNSMGSVDEYSDLFDQYPSLLGGCIWEWEDQGIWNRIDPNHPIIAYGGGFGEWPNDHYFIHKGVVFSDRSPKPHYPELKHAYQWIKVRPVDVAQGKVRVVNKYQFIPLDGFNARWSLMENGVVTDSGKIALPHIKAGDSADIQLPKLATSKAGAEYIVRLSFTLANEEMWAHKGYEVASQQLSVTDGDGNFLPALQKDKLAVTEDADNILVTGSNFALTFSRQQGTFTSMLSHGVEMLQDKGGPMLHLWRAPHRNDDMWADDEWERYGLKKIAWSVSDVAVKQDGDVTVTATLHGKGHNGFNVTHKVSYVISGDGVVKVNNDLAFSDVNIALARVGVRLLLKNDLNEFQYYGRGPEENYADRKAGEEVGIWGSSVKAQLTPYEKPMECGNHEDVRWATVRGNHVALSVVKDKDLLQVSALPYRDEEMQQVAYKIDLPESKATVLCIASRTLGVGSNSCGPRPLDRYVPRSVAQSFSYVLRVQ, encoded by the coding sequence ATGAAACTTTCATTTGCCAGTTTACTCATTGCCTGCAGCATTGCCGGGCGCTGTGCTGCCTTCCAGCACCTGCAGCTGCAAAACGGCCCCTGGCACAGTGCGGCCGATACGGCGCCTGTACCCAGGGAAATTGAAGATCCCGAATGCCTGGGTATCCACAAGGAGGCCGCCCACTCCACCCTGATGCCTTACGCAGACCTGAAGGAGGCCCTGCGTGCTAACCGTTATACATCTTCCTTTGCCCGCTCCCTGAACGGCAAGTGGAAGTTTAACTACGTGCCCTGGCCCCAGCAAAGACCGGTGGATTTTTACAAGACCACATACTCTGTAGCGCGTTGGGACGATATCGACGTGCCTTCCTGCTGGCAGGTAAAAGGCTACGGGACACCCTATTACAGCAATTACAATTACATCTTCCAGAAAGATTTCCCCAAGGTCATGAGCACCCCCCCGGTGAGCTTCACGGCGTACAAGGAGCGCAACCCCGTGGGTAGCTACCGCCGCAACTTCGAGGTGCCGGCCGCCTGGAACGGGCGCCGCATCTTCGTTACGTTTGACGGGGTGGACGCCGGTTTTTTCCTGTGGGTGAATGGCCAGAAAGTAGGGTACAGCGTGAACAGCCGCAACGCCGCTGAATTTGACCTTACCAAATATGTGAAACCAGGCAATAACATGATCGCCGTGGAAGTGTACCGCTTCACCACCGGCAGCTACCTGGAAGACCAGGACATGTTCCGCCTGAGCGGCATTTTCCGCAACGTAACCCTTTGGAGCGCACCCCAGGAGCACATCCGCGACTTCTTTGTGACCACCGACCTGGATGCGCAGTATACCAACGCCACGCTGAACGCCACTGGTAAAATAAAGAACTACGGCACTACGGCCACGCCTGTACGGAAAGTGAGCGTGGACCTGTATGACGGTGATAAGCTGGTAACTTCCGGAACCGCCACGGTAGCGGCCCTGCAGCCCGGCCAGGAAACCGCCTGGAAGGTGGATTTCCCCGTGAATAATCCCCGCAAGTGGACTGCCGAAACGCCTTCGCTTTACACCACGGTGATCACCCTGAAAGAAGGGGAGAAGGCGCTGGAAACAATGTCGTCCCGCACGGGCTTCCGCAAAATTGAGATCAAAGGCCGGGTGTTCATGGTGAACGGGGTAGCGGTGAAGCTCAAAGGGGTGAACCGCCACGAGAACTGGCCGGAGTCCGGCCACACTGTTACAGAAGCGGAAATGATCCGCGATATCCTGTTGATCAAACAGGCCAACTGTAACCATGTGCGCACCTCGCATTATTCCAATGATCCGCACTGGTATGAGCTCTGCGATGAATACGGCATTTACCTGCTGGCGGAGGCCAACCTGGAATCGCACGGAGCGTGGGACGAGTTTAACGAAGAGCCCCGCATCAAAGCGGCCATCATAGACCGTGACGTGGCAAATGTGGAGAATTTCAAGAACCATCCTTCCGTGATCATCTGGTCACTGGGCAATGAGTGCGGCAGCGGCGGTACCAACTTCCGCGCAGCACTGGCTGCCATGCGCAAGATAGACAGTACCCGCCCTACCCACTACCAGGGCTTTCCCACGGGCGACGGCAATCCTACGGATATGGACAGCCAGATGTACACCCAACTGCATGACGTGCGCCACTACGCCACAGATCCCAAGCTGAACAAGCCGTTCTACCTCTGCGAATACGCGCATGCCATGTTCAACTCCATGGGGAGCGTGGATGAGTATAGTGACCTGTTTGATCAATATCCCAGCCTGCTGGGTGGTTGTATCTGGGAATGGGAAGACCAGGGGATCTGGAACCGCATTGACCCCAATCACCCCATCATTGCGTATGGTGGCGGTTTTGGAGAATGGCCCAATGATCATTATTTCATCCACAAAGGCGTGGTATTCTCCGACCGCAGCCCCAAGCCCCACTACCCCGAGCTGAAACATGCTTACCAGTGGATCAAGGTAAGGCCGGTGGATGTAGCCCAGGGTAAGGTGCGCGTGGTGAACAAGTACCAGTTCATCCCCCTGGATGGTTTTAACGCCCGCTGGAGCCTCATGGAAAATGGCGTGGTGACGGATAGCGGTAAGATCGCACTGCCCCATATCAAAGCCGGCGATTCTGCAGACATACAACTGCCCAAGCTGGCCACCAGCAAGGCCGGCGCGGAATACATCGTGCGCCTGTCCTTTACCCTGGCCAATGAGGAAATGTGGGCCCACAAAGGTTACGAAGTGGCATCCCAGCAATTGTCTGTAACGGATGGCGATGGAAACTTCCTGCCGGCCCTGCAGAAGGATAAACTGGCAGTAACAGAAGATGCAGACAATATCCTGGTGACCGGCAGCAACTTTGCCCTCACCTTCAGCAGGCAGCAAGGCACTTTCACTTCCATGCTAAGCCATGGTGTGGAAATGCTGCAGGATAAAGGCGGCCCTATGCTGCACCTGTGGCGTGCGCCCCACCGCAATGATGATATGTGGGCCGATGATGAATGGGAGCGCTATGGCCTTAAAAAGATAGCATGGAGCGTCAGCGATGTGGCAGTGAAACAGGACGGTGATGTAACGGTAACGGCTACACTCCACGGTAAGGGCCACAATGGTTTTAACGTAACCCATAAGGTGAGCTACGTGATCAGCGGGGATGGCGTGGTGAAAGTGAACAACGACCTGGCTTTCAGTGATGTGAACATTGCCCTGGCCAGGGTAGGGGTGAGATTGCTCCTCAAAAATGATCTCAATGAATTCCAATACTACGGCCGTGGTCCGGAAGAAAACTATGCAGACCGTAAGGCTGGTGAAGAAGTAGGCATCTGGGGCAGCAGTGTAAAAGCGCAGCTCACGCCGTATGAAAAGCCGATGGAATGCGGTAACCACGAAGATGTGCGCTGGGCCACTGTGCGTGGCAATCACGTGGCACTGAGCGTGGTGAAAGACAAGGACCTGCTGCAGGTATCAGCATTGCCTTACCGCGATGAGGA